Proteins from a single region of Juglans microcarpa x Juglans regia isolate MS1-56 chromosome 5S, Jm3101_v1.0, whole genome shotgun sequence:
- the LOC121266893 gene encoding beta-glucosidase BoGH3B-like translates to MKAFSKQEMAGSPISFMGLLLLCFWAAFTDAEFMKYKDPKQPLNVRIKDLMSRMTLEEKVGQMVQIDRSVASAEVMKKYFIGSILSGGGSAPSKEASAETWINMVNEYQNGCLSTRLGIPMIYGTDAVHGNSLVYKATIFPHNVGLGATRDPELVKRIGAATALENRATGFTQVFAPSVAVCRDPRWGRCYESYSEDPKIVQAMTEIVSGLQGDIPTKSRKGVPFVAGKYKVAACAKHYVGDGGTKNGVNGDNTEIDRHGLLTIHMPGYYNSIIKGVATIMVSYSSLNGIKMHANNDLITGFLKNTLRFRGFVLSDWQAIDRIPSVFHTNYSHSIQIGIQAGIDMVMVPLNFTEFIDGLTFQVKNKGIPMSRIDDAVKRILRVKFVMGLFENPLADFSLVNQLGSQEHRELAREAVRRSLVLLKNGESADRPLLPLPKKASKILVAGSHADNLGYQCGGWTIEWQGLSGNNLTSGTTILKAIENTIDPNTKVVYKENPDVEYVKSNKFSYAIVVVGEHPYAESLGDNLNLTIPDPGPSTITNVCGAVKCVVIIISGRPVVIQPYISSIDALVAAWLPGSEGQGVADVLFGDYGFTGKLPRTWFKTVHQLPMNVGDPHYDPLFPFGFGLTTKPAKTN, encoded by the exons ATGAAGGCATTTAGCAAACAAGAAATGGCGGGATCTCCCATTTCCTTTATGGGGCTTCTGCTCTTATGTTTTTGGGCAGCCTTCACAGACGCAGAATTCATGAAATATAAAGACCCAAAGCAGCCATTGAATGTTCGAATCAAGGATTTAATGAGCAGGATGACTTTGGAGGAAAAGGTTGGCCAAATGGTGCAGATTGACCGCAGTGTTGCATCAGCTGAGGTGATGAAGAAGTACTTCATAG GGAGTATCTTAAGTGGAGGAGGGAGTGCTCCATCTAAGGAGGCTTCTGCTGAGACTTGGATTAACATGGTGAATGAATACCAAAACGGTTGTTTATCGACACGGCTTGGAATTCCAATGATTTATGGGACTGATGCTGTTCATGGCAACAGCCTTGTCTACAAGGCAACAATTTTTCCCCACAATGTTGGACTTGGCGCTACCAG AGACCCAGAACTTGTTAAGAGGATTGGGGCTGCAACTGCACTTGAAAATAGAGCTACAGGCTTCACACAAGTTTTTGCACCTTCTGTAGCG GTTTGCAGAGATCCTAGATGGGGTCGTTGCTATGAAAGCTACAGTGAAGATCCCAAGATTGTTCAAGCAATGACGGAGATTGTATCGGGGTTACAAGGGGACATACCCACTAAATCTCGCAAGGGTGTTCCATTTGTTGCTGGAAA ATACAAGGTTGCAGCTTGTGCTAAGCACTATGTGGGTGATGGTGGTACAAAAAATGGCGTGAATGGAGACAACACTGAGATAGACAGACATGGATTGCTCACCATACACATGCCAGGCTATTACAATTCCATCATCAAGGGTGTTGCGACAATTATGGTCTCATACTCCAGCTTGAATGGGATTAAGATGCATGCTAACAATGATCTTATCACTGGCTTCCTAAAGAACACTCTCCGTTTCAGG GGTTTCGTCCTCTCGGATTGGCAGGCTATCGACAGAATCCCCTCTGTATTTCATACTAACTACTCACATTCTATCCAAATAGGAATTCAGGCTGGAATTGACATG GTCATGGTTCCACTCAACTTTACAGAATTCATTGACGGTCTAACCTTCCAGGTTAAGAATAAAGGAATTCCTATGAGCCGAATTGATGATGCAGTGAAGAGAATTTTGCGTGTCAAGTTTGTGATGGGTCTATTTGAGAACCCATTGGCCGATTTCAGCCTGGTCAACCAGCTTGGGAGTCAG GAGCATAGAGAATTGGCTAGGGAAGCTGTTAGGAGATCACTGGTGTTGTTGAAGAATGGTGAGTCTGCAGACAGGCCATTGCTACCCCTTCCCAAGAAAGCATCAAAAATACTTGTTGCTGGTAGCCATGCTGACAATTTAGGTTACCAATGTGGTGGGTGGACAATAGAGTGGCAAGGACTAAGTGGCAACAACCTTACTAGCG GTACCACAATCCTCAAAGCTATTGAAAATACCATTGATCCAAATACCAAAGTAGTCTACAAGGAGAACCCGGATGTTGAATATGTCAAGTCAAACAAATTCTCCTATGCCATTGTTGTAGTAGGAGAACACCCATATGCGGAGAGTTTAGGCGACAACTTGAACTTGACAATCCCTGACCCTGGCCCAAGCACCATCACGAACGTCTGCGGGGCTGTGAAGTGTGTTGTTATCATTATCTCCGGCCGCCCTGTTGTGATCCAGCCATATATTTCCTCAATCGACGCACTGGTTGCTGCATGGCTTCCAGGATCTGAAGGCCAAGGAGTTGCCGATGTTTTATTTGGTGACTATGGTTTCACAGGCAAGCTTCCGCGGACATGGTTCAAGACTGTTCATCAGCTTCCAATGAATGTGGGGGATCCGCATTATGACCCTCTCTTCCCATTTGGATTTGGTCTCACTACAAAACCTGCTAAAACCAATTAG
- the LOC121267225 gene encoding uncharacterized protein LOC121267225, with the protein MGDVSMSLSAQIQWVNSPFMAECKVLSKALELCKDLGFYNAWFEGDAKGVVDGVNKEEEDDSWVGQVVGDLQKELRSCKGWKLSFVHRECNEVAHSLAKLGLTIDTERVWMECVPPDSAQKVIFDKHCNHTNS; encoded by the coding sequence ATGGGGGATGTGTCAATGTCTTTGAGTGCACAAATCCAGTGGGTGAATTCCCCATTCATGGCAGAATGTAAAGTCCTGAGTAAGGCTTTAGAATTATGTAAAGATTTGGGTTTCTACAATGCATGgtttgaaggagatgcaaaAGGGGTTGTGGATGGGGTGaataaggaggaggaggatgattCTTGGGTGGGACAGGTGGTGGGGGATCTGCAGAAGGAGCTCCGAAGCTGTAAAGGATGGAAACTAAGTTTTGTTCACAGAGAATGTAATGAAGTTGCACATAGCCTTGCCAAGTTAGGACTGACTATAGATACAGAAAGGGTGTGGATGGAATGTGTCCCACCTGATAGTGCTCAGAAAGTTATTTTTGATAAACATTGTAATCACACAAATTCTTAA